The region CCAATTATGGCATCAAAAAGTACGTCGACGTGGGTCTGTTTCTCGCCGAGCTGAAAGAAGAGGGCTTGATTGGAGAGATAGGGGCGACCAACTTTGATCTTCAGCGACTTCAAGAGCTCAAAAACTCCGGAGTTCCTGTTGTTGCTCATCAAGTGCAAATGTCAGCACTGGATCGACGCGCGGTCCAGAGCGGCATGGCCACTTGGTGTGCCGAAAATAATGTCAGCTTGACAACGTACGGAACCGTAGGGAGTGGTATTTTGAGTGATAGGTACTTGGGCAAGGGTGCTCCCACCCAGGAGGAACGCAACACGGCCAGTATGCGAATGTACAGTACGACTGCCTCCCGTTTTGGTGACTGGAAGCTGGTACAGGACCTACTACGTACAATGGATGCGGTTGCCAACGAAGTCCGCTCCGATGGACGCTGCACCCAGGCAACTATTTCGAACATTGCCCAGCGTTACGTGTTAGAAACCCCCGCCGTGGCTTCAATTCTCATCGGAGTTCGTAATCCGGAACACATTGCGGAGAACGCGCGGACGCACTCTTTCACATTGACTCAAGCTGAACGTGATGCAATCGACACGATTGTGGCGAAACGCAAGGGTCCGCAAGGTGATGTATGGGATATTGAGCGTGGAACCATGTAAATAAACACAAACTGCTATCATTCATTCTATTTTACCAATTGTCGTAGAAGTCTTCTTCACATTGGTTCTCGGTTGCTATAGAATCGTGAAATGGTATGGCGATAGCTCCGAGAGATTTCAAATCGCCATCAGAGTCACCGTTGCtggagtcgtcgtcgccgcgtGTGGAAGCCTCACTATGCACCAATGAATCGAGGACTTTGCAAGTATCCGAATTCATACCGGACAATCCAAGCGACCGGCATTTGCTATCGTTGTTTACTTCGACTTTTCCGCGACTTTTCTTTCCTTTGTTCGCAAGAACACTTCGAAAGCGATTTTCCATCAACGTCCCAAGGCGTTCCCGAGTAAAGTCATCTTCCTTCGACTTTGTTTCTACTTGCCCCAGTTTTTGACCTTTCCGATTTGTATTCTCCCACTGATTGACACACCCCAGCAAAGACGAATTCAAAGAATTAGCTTTTGTGATGATGGAAAGTAGTGCCGAAGAGCATGCAGGGACATACTGGACATCTCGCTGGAAATGTTTGAGTTCGTTGGCTGTCAAAAGAAGATCTGGATTgctcttttgcaaaagcCGTAGACACTGTGTCAGACCGACTTCGAGAGCAGAATCAATTGCCGAGTTGTCGATCGGAAGGCGTCCCTAGAAGAATAGACTATTGTGAGCAAATCGGAATCATTGTCAGTTCTCCATTCTGTTCCATCGTGAATCTACCTTAGACAGAgacggaagaggaagcatGCCGGGCTCAGCATGAATATGTACGATTAATAGGATATTTCCCAGACGGATCTGCAAAGAAGGAAACTAACTTGATAAGATAAAGGGTAAAAAAATATTGGATGGCAAAGAATGTGCGAAAAGCCAACGTTGATGCGCATTTACCTCCGCCGGTGACAATCGACTcagttcgttcgttcgtttccgCTTTCGGTATTCGTGTTCGTCAAGGACAAAACACTCGTCATCCGATTCGGTGTCGTCCTTTACTGACTTGAATTTATGGTGGGTGCCTTTCACAAAAAACGGCGTTAGCTGATCACTGTCTTTGACAACGAAAGTTGGTATTTTAGTGATTCGATCCAGTCGATCCAATGATACTTCCAGTCCGTATGAATTCCACAACTTCTTCTTTGAAACAATACCCTGTACAATACCACACGCTATTGCTTCGGTACTGTCTAGCAGTGGTGTATGGTTCACGATCCGAACAACCGACATCGTTGCCGCCCCTTTCGTGACAGTCTCGTCCATGTCTTTTGCATACTTGTTATTTTTATCCTCCAACTCTTCCATATGCTCTGGGACTCCCAAAACAGCAATGCCAACCTCCATTTGTGGGTCGCCATCTTTCCCCGAAGGATCGTTTTGAAGGCGTATGGGAACCAGCGCGTGAGCGACGTTGTCCGAAGGACACTGGCGTTCCAAGTATAGTTCAACGGCCCGGCATAGCTCGGCTTTCGCATCGACATGTGATATCGATGGGCGGATGGCAAGGGGAAGAGGAGATAGAGTTGGAGCGAGAATTTCAATGCTGCACTTCAAGCCTATAATCAATTGAAAGCGGGCAAAGTATTCGGCCAGTCGGGGCCATTCCGTAACAGCTGTAGAACCGCCCTTACATGTAGAGAAAATTAGTTGAGCGACAAGAAAGGCAGGCCGTTTCCAAA is a window of Phaeodactylum tricornutum CCAP 1055/1 chromosome 28, whole genome shotgun sequence DNA encoding:
- a CDS encoding predicted protein, which codes for MQATPALIPTTRLGNSDLVVSRTIQGYWQLAGGHGRYKETDAIANMKRHYDAGFTTLDTADIYGPSEIIMGKFIKTQPQAIPCTKFCCFRFLDEIDRAEVKQRILNSCERLQVNKLPLVNFFWSNYGIKKYVDVGLFLAELKEEGLIGEIGATNFDLQRLQELKNSGVPVVAHQVQMSALDRRAVQSGMATWCAENNVSLTTYGTVGSGILSDRYLGKGAPTQEERNTASMRMYSTTASRFGDWKLVQDLLRTMDAVANEVRSDGRCTQATISNIAQRYVLETPAVASILIGVRNPEHIAENARTHSFTLTQAERDAIDTIVAKRKGPQGDVWDIERGTM
- a CDS encoding predicted protein — its product is MALRTFRSNPALGGFGGESSTLIDTEQHRGVRQSSPGGDAFAQIIKEIVDNAVDACTEDDNINRRKVPNEEKMTRIKRVRVVIERFETEAERDTDCSGKADKTGSNSSDEVLRVTVSDNGCGMKDIQACVDPFHTSKAHATLGTGTTSSTRPTQHTSGRYGIGLTLSLLHTQRMVDNSCASIKSATTNQKHWTCMKCVVDTEGDSRAGTGEFDKTTLWKRPAFLVAQLIFSTCKGGSTAVTEWPRLAEYFARFQLIIGLKCSIEILAPTLSPLPLAIRPSISHVDAKAELCRAVELYLERQCPSDNVAHALVPIRLQNDPSGKDGDPQMEVGIAVLGVPEHMEELEDKNNKYAKDMDETVTKGAATMSVVRIVNHTPLLDSTEAIACGIVQGIVSKKKLWNSYGLEVSLDRLDRITKIPTFVVKDSDQLTPFFVKGTHHKFKSVKDDTESDDECFVLDEHEYRKRKRTNELSRLSPAEGRLPIDNSAIDSALEVGLTQCLRLLQKSNPDLLLTANELKHFQRDVQYVPACSSALLSIITKANSLNSSLLGCVNQWENTNRKGQKLGQVETKSKEDDFTRERLGTLMENRFRSVLANKGKKSRGKVEVNNDSKCRSLGLSGMNSDTCKVLDSLVHSEASTRGDDDSSNGDSDGDLKSLGAIAIPFHDSI